DNA from Mesorhizobium sp. DCY119:
CCTCGTCACCCACGAGATGAAGTTCGCCCGCGAAGTCGCGAGCCACGTCATCTACCTCTACAACGGACTGGTCGAGGAGGAAGGCCCGCCGGAACAAATCTTCGGCGCACCCAAATCCGAACGGCTCAAACAATTCATCCGCAACATTGGCTGAAGGCGGAATGGAACAAGGGAACACTCAGCTCAACGAAAATGGGAGTCTCAGATGATCAAAAGTCTCAAACTGGCTGTCGCCGCCCTGGCGCTCGGCCTGTCCGGCGCGGTGGGCGCAAGCGCTGAACCGCTGAAGGTGGGCATCGCCGCCGAGCCCTATCCGCCCTTCGCCTCGCCTGATGCCTCCGGCAAATGGGATGGCTGGGAAGTCCAGGTCGCCGAGGCGCTGTGCGCCGAAGCCAAGCTCGAATGCGTCATCACGCCGATCTCCTGGGACGGCATCATTCCGGCGCTGACGACGAAGAAGATCGACATGATCGCAGCCTCGATGTCGATCACCGCCGAGCGCGAAAAGACGATCGCCTTCTCCGACAAATACTATAACACGCCCACCGGCATCATCGGCCCGAAGAGCGAGACATTCGATGCTTCGCCCGAGGGGCTGAAAGGCAAGATCATCGGCGTGCAGGTGTCGACCGTGCACGAGGTCTACGCCAAGAAGCATTTCGGCCCGACGGCTGCCGAGATCAAGATCTACCAGACGCAGGACGAGGCCAATGCCGATCTGGCAGCCGGCCGCATCGATGCGGTGCAGGCCGATTCCATCGCGCTGAACGACTTCCTGAAAACCGATCAGGGCAAGGAATGCTGCGACATGAAGGGCACGGTGGCAGACGACCTCGAAGTGCTCGGACCGGGCGTCGGCGTCGGCCTGCGCAAGGAGGACACCGAGCTGAAGGAGAAGATCAACGCCGCAATCAAGGGCATCCGCGCCAACGGCAAGTATGACGAGATTGCGAAGAAATACTTCGATTTCAACATCTACGGCGAGTAAGCGATCGATCGGGCCGTGAGCCTCGACCACCTCTTCTCCCCGCTTCTCCAGCTTGGAGCAATCGAACTCCTGTCCCCAGCCCCACCGGGCTGGGGCGGGAACCTGCTGCGCGGTCTGGCCAACTCCGTCCAGATCGCGCTCGGTGCTTTCGGGCTCGGCCTGCTGATCGGCACCGCTGGCGCCTATGGCAAGCTCTATGGCGGGCCGATCATCCGCGACCTGATGGAAGTCTACACGACCGTCGTGCGCGCCGTGCCGGAGCTGGTGCTGATCCTGCTGCTCTATTACGCCGGCGCCGATCTCATAAATCGCGCGCTGGAAGGGCTCGGCTATGCTCGCATCGACATCAACGGACTGGTGGCGGGCATTGCTGTTCTCGGCTTCGTCCAGGGCGCCTATGCGACCGAAGTGCTGCGCGGGGCGATCCTCTCCGTTCCGCAAGGCCAGATCGAGGCGGCGCGCGCCTATGGCATGTCGCCCGCACTGCTGATGCGGCGCATCACCCTGCCGGCGATGCTGCCCTTCGCCATTCCGGGCCTTGCCAATCTATGGCTGATCGCGACCAAGGACACCGCCCTTCTGGCCGTCGTCGGCTTCAACGAACTGACGCTGGAGACGCGGCAGGCGGCGGGCACGACCAAGGCCTATTTCACCTTCTTCCTCGCGGCGGGCGTGCTTTACCTGCTGCTAACGCTGTTCTCCAACGTCATCATTGCGCGCATAGAGCGATGGTCGCGGCGCGGCATGCCCTCGATCGCGGAGGGGCGCTGATGTCGATCGATCTCGTCAACACGACGCGAACGCAGCGCGCGCTCGGCTGGCTGCAGCCGCACCGCATCGGGCTTATCGCGGTTGGGGCGGCGCTATTCGGCTCTGCCGTCTATTTCATGCGCTGGGACTGGATCCCCAACTATTACGACCTCGCTTTGCAAGGCATCTGGCGAACGATCTGGATCATGCTGGTCACCGCTGTGCTTGGCTTCCTGCTGGCCGTTCCGCTCGGACTTGCGCAGGCGGTTGGCCCGTGGTGGCTGGCCTGGCCCGCCAATGCCTTCTGCACCGTCATTCGCGGCACGCCGCTGCTGCTACAGCTCTGGCTGCTCTATTACGGGCTGGGGTCGCTGTTTCCGCAGTTTCCGGCAATTCGCCAATCCTGGCTGTGGCCCTATCTGCGGCAGGCATGGCCCTATGCCGTTCTGGCTCTGACGCTCTCGACTGGCGGCTATGTCGGCGAGGTGATGCGCGGCGCGTTTGCCGGCGTACCGCACGGCCAGCTCGAGGCGGCGCGCGCCTATGGCATGCGGCGATGGAAAATTTTCTGGCGCATCTGGTTCCCGCAGGCCGTCCAGCGCGCACTTCCGACGCTCGGCGGGGAAAGCGTGCTGCTCTTGAAGGCCACGCCGCTGGTGGCAACGATCACCGTTGTGGACATCTATGCGGTTGCGTCGCGGGTGCGGCAGGACACCTACATCGTCTATGAACCACTGTTGCTTCTGGCGCTGATCTATCTTTGCATTACCGGGATAATCGTGTTCATTTTCCGCCGGCTGGAAGCACGGATACCGACGCGGGTAGGATAGGCATGGCGAATACGATCACACTCAGCCTCGAACAGGGGCTGCGGCTTTGCGAGGATGCAGCGCGTCGCGCCGGTGCTCGCTCGGAGACAGCCGCCGCGCTGGCGCGATCTGTGGTCGACGCCGAGGCCGAGGGACAGGCATCGGTCGGTCTTGCTCACTTCGTCGATTATCTCGAGGCGCTGGAGGCAGGGCGGATCGATGGCAAGGCACTGCCCGAAATCACCCGGCCCGCCGGCGCGATCATCGTTTCGGACGCCAAGGGCGGGGCGGCGCATCTCGGCTTTGATGTCGCCTTCGACGATCTCGTGAAGACTGCGTGCGATTTCGGCGTGGCGATCTTCTCGCAGAAGAACGCCTTCACCGCCGGCGCGCTCGGCTATTTCGTCAGGCGGCTGGCGGAGAAAGGGCTGGTCGGCCTTGCCGCGACCAACGGCCCGGCGCTGCTCGCCGGCTCGGGTTCGACCAAACCGGTCTATTGCACCAACCCGCTGGCTTTCGCGGCTCCCGTCGAAGACGGCCCGCCGCTGATCATCGACCAGGCCTCCAGCGCCACCGCCTTCGTCAACATCCGCAAGGCAGCGCATGAGGGCAAAAGCATTCCCGAAGGCTGGGCAATCGACGCCGAGGGCCGGTCGACGACGGACGCGAAGGCTGCGGTGAAGGGCGCGCTGCTAGCCTATGGCGGCGGGCGTGGCGCAAACATCGCGCTCATGGTCGAGGTGCTGGCCGCCGGCCTTTCCGGCGCGAACTGGTCGCTCGACGCCCCGCATTTCACCTCGGGCTCGCAGACGCCGGGCGCAGGTCTGTTCGTGCTGGCAATCGAGCCCAAGCTTATCGATCCCACGTTTTCGACGCGCATGGCCAGCCAGACGGATCGGCTTTCCGGCGAGTATGGCGTGCATATTCCGGGACCGGCAAAGAGTACCGCGCGCAGGAAGGCCGAGCGCGAGGGCATCTCTATACCCAAACCGCTCTACGATCGAATTGCCGACGGGCCGGCTACCAACGCATAAATTGCCGAACGGTTACGGCAGGCATATCGTTTCTCCGATAACGGGAAGCGCGCCATGAGGACTCTGTCTCCAGCAATTGCTCTGCCTATCATGATGGTGCTGGCGATGCCTGCCTCGGCAGACCCGCTTTCCGATCTGCTCGCCAAGGGCAAGGGCGGCGCCTGCTACGAGCGGGTCTACGACAAGGCGCATCTGGCACAGCATTCGAAGCAGGCAACGCAGGCGGTGCTTCTGTCGCTGCGCGAATTCAGCGATGGCAATGGCGCGATCATACGCATACGCATACGCATCAGCAGCAAAAGCGGGACGCACTATATGGTCGGCGGCTGCGACTGGCAGGAACGCGCCAATCTCGACATCCAGGACAAGCCGCTGATCGAAGCTTTCAAGGGTCCGAGCGGCCTTGACTGCCACGCCATGACGAGCGCCGATGGTTCGTCGGCGGAAGAAGGCGGCGACTTTCCGGTCGATCTGAGGGATGGCAAGGCCATAATGCTCTACTTTCCCGACAGCCTCGCGGGGTGGCGATCCTACGACAGGAGCCAACCAGCCGAATTTCGCGATTTCTCAAGCGAAGACAGGGTTTTCCGGCTGGACAAGGTCAAGGCCGGCCTGTGCAGCGAAATGGATGCGAGATTGCCCGGCTGGAATTGAGCAGAAGCCGTTGCTGACATGAAAAACCCCGCACGAAGCGGGGTTTTTCGGGATACTTACCCAAGCTCAGTGGCGGGCAAGCCAGTCATCGATATCCTTCTCGGCAGCATCGGAAGCCGTGCCGTAACGCTCCTGAAGGCGGCCGGCGAGTTCCTTGCGCTTGCCTTCGATGACGTCGAGATCGTCATTCGTCAGCTTGCCCCACTGCTGCTGGACCTTGCCCTTGAACTGTTCCCAATTTCCTTCGACCTGATTCCAATTCATCAGAATCTCCTTGTTTTTGTTTGATTTTGTGGCGGCGAAAACGCCATCCACCCAGTCAACGGAGAAAGCGGCAGCCGGTTCCCGAAAATAAACTTGACTCCTTTATTCAACTATTTCTCAATCCTTGTTGATTTGACCGTGATCGGCGGTCTGACATGTTTGTGCACCGCAACACAGGAGACGACCTTGACCGACACGACGACGAACAACGCCGCCG
Protein-coding regions in this window:
- a CDS encoding transporter substrate-binding domain-containing protein, with translation MIKSLKLAVAALALGLSGAVGASAEPLKVGIAAEPYPPFASPDASGKWDGWEVQVAEALCAEAKLECVITPISWDGIIPALTTKKIDMIAASMSITAEREKTIAFSDKYYNTPTGIIGPKSETFDASPEGLKGKIIGVQVSTVHEVYAKKHFGPTAAEIKIYQTQDEANADLAAGRIDAVQADSIALNDFLKTDQGKECCDMKGTVADDLEVLGPGVGVGLRKEDTELKEKINAAIKGIRANGKYDEIAKKYFDFNIYGE
- a CDS encoding ABC transporter permease, which translates into the protein MRGLANSVQIALGAFGLGLLIGTAGAYGKLYGGPIIRDLMEVYTTVVRAVPELVLILLLYYAGADLINRALEGLGYARIDINGLVAGIAVLGFVQGAYATEVLRGAILSVPQGQIEAARAYGMSPALLMRRITLPAMLPFAIPGLANLWLIATKDTALLAVVGFNELTLETRQAAGTTKAYFTFFLAAGVLYLLLTLFSNVIIARIERWSRRGMPSIAEGR
- a CDS encoding ABC transporter permease subunit (The N-terminal region of this protein, as described by TIGR01726, is a three transmembrane segment that identifies a subfamily of ABC transporter permease subunits, which specificities that include histidine, arginine, glutamine, glutamate, L-cystine (sic), the opines (in Agrobacterium) octopine and nopaline, etc.), encoding MSIDLVNTTRTQRALGWLQPHRIGLIAVGAALFGSAVYFMRWDWIPNYYDLALQGIWRTIWIMLVTAVLGFLLAVPLGLAQAVGPWWLAWPANAFCTVIRGTPLLLQLWLLYYGLGSLFPQFPAIRQSWLWPYLRQAWPYAVLALTLSTGGYVGEVMRGAFAGVPHGQLEAARAYGMRRWKIFWRIWFPQAVQRALPTLGGESVLLLKATPLVATITVVDIYAVASRVRQDTYIVYEPLLLLALIYLCITGIIVFIFRRLEARIPTRVG
- a CDS encoding Ldh family oxidoreductase, whose protein sequence is MANTITLSLEQGLRLCEDAARRAGARSETAAALARSVVDAEAEGQASVGLAHFVDYLEALEAGRIDGKALPEITRPAGAIIVSDAKGGAAHLGFDVAFDDLVKTACDFGVAIFSQKNAFTAGALGYFVRRLAEKGLVGLAATNGPALLAGSGSTKPVYCTNPLAFAAPVEDGPPLIIDQASSATAFVNIRKAAHEGKSIPEGWAIDAEGRSTTDAKAAVKGALLAYGGGRGANIALMVEVLAAGLSGANWSLDAPHFTSGSQTPGAGLFVLAIEPKLIDPTFSTRMASQTDRLSGEYGVHIPGPAKSTARRKAEREGISIPKPLYDRIADGPATNA
- a CDS encoding CsbD family protein translates to MNWNQVEGNWEQFKGKVQQQWGKLTNDDLDVIEGKRKELAGRLQERYGTASDAAEKDIDDWLARH